The following are encoded in a window of Thermoanaerobacter ethanolicus JW 200 genomic DNA:
- a CDS encoding Crp/Fnr family transcriptional regulator: MADFDYLKKVPYFNELEDKSLEEIHKISTINFFKKGSIIFMEGEKGEAIYFVKSGKVKISKTSSIGKEYIIKIMEKGDVFAESILFVGGEYPATAEAIEDSEVIMLKNQDIENLILKNSEIALSIIKLMAKRLKNVAVIIENLALRDSIGRTASVLLTFAKERGINTKEGILLDLNLNRQDLANIVGTSRENVTRILSQMDKEGIIHLDRQKIIIRDVKKLKEML; the protein is encoded by the coding sequence ATGGCTGATTTTGATTACCTTAAAAAAGTTCCTTATTTTAATGAGCTGGAGGATAAATCCCTTGAAGAGATACATAAAATTTCAACTATCAACTTTTTTAAAAAAGGGTCTATTATTTTCATGGAGGGGGAAAAGGGAGAAGCTATATATTTTGTAAAATCTGGCAAAGTTAAAATATCAAAAACATCTTCTATCGGGAAAGAGTACATTATTAAAATAATGGAAAAAGGAGACGTATTTGCTGAGTCTATTCTATTTGTCGGTGGAGAATATCCTGCAACTGCAGAGGCTATAGAGGACTCCGAAGTGATTATGCTTAAAAATCAAGACATAGAAAACTTGATACTAAAAAACAGCGAAATAGCCTTAAGCATTATTAAACTTATGGCGAAAAGGCTAAAAAATGTAGCTGTCATAATAGAAAATCTTGCCTTAAGAGATTCTATTGGCAGAACGGCTTCTGTGCTTCTCACTTTTGCAAAAGAGAGAGGAATAAACACAAAAGAAGGAATTTTATTAGATTTAAATCTCAATAGGCAAGACCTTGCCAACATAGTCGGCACATCAAGAGAAAATGTCACAAGGATTTTAAGCCAAATGGACAAAGAGGGGATAATACATCTTGACAGGCAGAAAATAATAATTAGAGATGTAAAAAAGCTTAAAGAGATGTTGTAG
- the dnaB gene encoding replicative DNA helicase, with amino-acid sequence MEWSKIPPQNIEAEQSVLGSMLLSRDAIIDVSEIIKADDFYKESHKKLFDVMMEMFEKDIPVDLVTVVDELRKRNMLEAVGGIDYIASLSSNVITTANVSYYAKLIKEKATLRRLIEASSEIMELSYEGDDVETVLDIAEQKIFDIAQGRNTTNFSPIKDVLMNTFYKIEELYKNKGQLTGIPSGFPDLDLKTAGFQPSDFILVAARPSMGKTSFALNIAQNAALLTGLPVAIFSLEMSKEQLVNRLICSTANIDSQKLRTGNLDEDDWMKLAAAMTPLSKAPIYIDDTPGIGVMDIRAKCRRLKLEKGLGLVMIDYLQLMQGRGRAENRQQEISEISRSLKSLARELNVPVITLSQLSRAPESRSDHRPILSDLRESGAIEQDADIVMFLYRDDYYHKDSEKKNIAEVIIAKHRNGPTGTVELLWLAQYTKFVSLDKYRTE; translated from the coding sequence ATGGAGTGGAGCAAAATCCCTCCCCAAAACATAGAAGCTGAACAATCCGTCTTAGGGTCAATGCTTTTATCTAGGGATGCTATAATAGACGTTTCTGAAATAATAAAAGCCGACGACTTTTATAAAGAATCCCACAAAAAATTATTCGATGTAATGATGGAGATGTTTGAAAAAGACATCCCCGTTGACCTTGTGACAGTAGTTGATGAACTTAGAAAGCGAAACATGCTGGAGGCTGTTGGCGGAATTGATTATATAGCAAGCCTGTCTTCCAATGTTATTACCACTGCTAACGTATCTTACTATGCAAAGCTTATAAAAGAAAAGGCTACATTGAGAAGGCTCATTGAGGCCTCTTCAGAGATTATGGAGTTAAGTTACGAAGGGGATGACGTAGAAACTGTCCTTGACATAGCAGAACAAAAAATATTTGATATAGCTCAAGGAAGAAACACTACTAATTTTTCACCTATAAAAGACGTGTTAATGAATACCTTTTATAAAATAGAAGAACTTTACAAAAACAAAGGACAGCTTACGGGAATTCCCTCTGGCTTTCCTGACCTTGACTTAAAAACTGCCGGCTTTCAGCCCTCTGACTTTATATTAGTCGCAGCAAGACCTTCAATGGGAAAAACCTCTTTTGCTTTAAATATTGCTCAAAATGCAGCTCTTTTGACAGGCCTTCCTGTTGCCATATTTAGCTTAGAGATGTCAAAAGAGCAGTTGGTAAACAGGCTTATCTGTTCTACTGCCAATATAGATAGCCAAAAGCTTAGGACAGGAAACCTTGATGAAGATGACTGGATGAAACTGGCAGCTGCGATGACTCCTCTTTCTAAAGCTCCTATCTATATTGATGATACCCCTGGAATTGGCGTAATGGACATAAGGGCGAAGTGCCGGCGCCTTAAACTGGAAAAAGGATTGGGCTTGGTGATGATAGATTATCTGCAGCTTATGCAGGGAAGAGGAAGGGCAGAAAACAGGCAACAAGAAATTTCAGAAATATCGAGGTCTCTTAAAAGTTTAGCAAGAGAACTCAATGTTCCTGTAATCACCCTTTCACAGCTTTCACGTGCACCTGAGTCTAGGTCAGACCACAGACCTATTTTAAGCGATTTGAGAGAATCTGGAGCAATAGAGCAGGACGCTGACATAGTAATGTTTTTGTACAGAGATGATTACTATCATAAAGATTCTGAAAAGAAAAACATAGCAGAAGTTATAATTGCAAAACACAGAAATGGGCCCACAGGGACAGTGGAACTTTTATGGCTTGCACAGTATACAAAATTTGTAAGTCTTGATAAATATAGAACGGAATAA
- a CDS encoding radical SAM/SPASM domain-containing protein → MKPSRYNFFFDFPEEPEKIVAYNSRTGALALMEKKNYDKYKNYVEKGISIDDSKLIEDLKKGQFLIDDNVDELQLLRFNLWRSRFNDKNLGLTIAPTLGCNFACVYCYEKDSQKNVFMSEEVQRKIIEYIKRQIKYLQSVNITWYGGEPLLAFDIVKDMSEKIIKLCDENEVIYGASIVTNGYNLTREVVEQFKNLRLSFIQITLDGPQDVHDKRRPLKGGQGTFEKILINIEENIDIMPNIYLRINVDKENVTRVNKILDELEIRGLKNRLSVYLGHVEHTNDSYVPNKCLSMYEYSKVTYMFEKVLKERGFSNNLMHKYPYLKYNFCGADSVNSMVIDPEGYIYKCWSDIGMEEYRVGNILDDTSLVSLNVDKYMEYLLYDPTIDEMCIDCKLLPICMGGCPRRRIERVTERCRDYKYVLEEYLKDIAKELLEKKQERV, encoded by the coding sequence ATGAAACCGTCTAGATATAACTTTTTCTTTGACTTTCCTGAAGAGCCGGAGAAAATAGTAGCTTATAATTCAAGAACAGGAGCTTTAGCCTTAATGGAAAAAAAGAATTACGACAAGTATAAAAATTATGTGGAAAAAGGCATTTCAATTGATGACAGTAAATTAATAGAAGACTTGAAAAAAGGTCAATTTCTCATAGATGACAATGTTGACGAACTCCAGCTATTACGTTTCAATCTCTGGCGGAGTAGATTTAATGACAAAAATTTGGGTTTAACTATTGCACCTACACTAGGGTGTAATTTTGCCTGTGTATATTGTTATGAAAAGGATAGTCAGAAAAATGTATTTATGAGCGAAGAAGTGCAGCGTAAAATAATTGAATACATAAAGCGGCAGATAAAGTATTTGCAGAGTGTAAATATTACTTGGTATGGAGGGGAACCTTTATTAGCTTTTGATATTGTTAAAGATATGTCAGAAAAAATTATAAAGCTCTGTGATGAAAATGAAGTTATATATGGTGCATCTATTGTGACAAATGGGTATAACTTGACGAGGGAAGTAGTAGAACAATTTAAGAACTTGCGATTATCATTTATACAAATAACATTAGACGGTCCCCAGGATGTGCATGATAAAAGACGTCCTTTAAAAGGTGGACAGGGGACTTTTGAAAAGATACTGATCAACATAGAAGAAAATATTGATATAATGCCAAATATTTACTTAAGAATAAACGTGGACAAAGAAAACGTAACCAGAGTTAATAAGATATTAGATGAGTTAGAAATAAGAGGATTGAAAAATAGACTCAGCGTTTATTTGGGACATGTAGAACATACAAATGACAGTTACGTACCAAATAAATGTCTATCTATGTATGAATACTCTAAAGTAACTTATATGTTTGAAAAAGTGTTAAAAGAAAGAGGTTTTTCAAATAATTTGATGCATAAGTATCCCTATTTAAAATACAATTTTTGTGGAGCAGATAGTGTAAATTCAATGGTGATAGACCCGGAAGGATACATATACAAGTGCTGGTCTGATATAGGGATGGAAGAGTATAGAGTAGGGAATATATTGGACGACACGTCCTTAGTTTCTTTGAATGTTGATAAATATATGGAATATCTTCTTTATGACCCTACGATAGACGAGATGTGTATTGATTGCAAGCTACTGCCAATTTGTATGGGAGGATGTCCAAGGAGAAGAATAGAGAGAGTGACGGAGAGGTGTAGGGATTATAAGTATGTTTTAGAAGAGTATTTAAAAGATATAGCAAAAGAATTGTTAGAGAAAAAACAAGAAAGGGTTTAA
- a CDS encoding radical SAM protein, translating to MVEFQMLLEYFSDALGIKISPLVEKAKEFVLDKNNNLISFNRPLGVQLEITSLCNLKCVHCYNNSSSNPKSYNEELSEELWLKIAKELKAMGVFTVIISGGEPLLKRSLVEKILTVFAENKNIAIGIITNGWFVDDSFIDFLKSLPNQKKWVQVSVDGATPQEHDWVRGVTGSWERAVEAVYKIANAGILVKVAHTCNKKNYKNIWKMVELAIFLGAKEFIFTPVLEAGRGFLNRDLLILSENEKEELDALGKSLIKQYNSLIKIIRGAEYPAYYSKFIFIPTCAALIRPDGKVKLDCSVPVVFGDLKEETFSNIWNKRLKYGWQNKIVLDFVKNYTENKTRNIPYVSDDILAY from the coding sequence GTGGTAGAATTTCAAATGCTTCTAGAATATTTTTCCGATGCTCTTGGTATAAAAATTTCTCCATTAGTTGAGAAAGCTAAAGAATTTGTTTTAGATAAAAATAATAATTTGATTTCTTTCAATAGGCCTTTAGGAGTTCAATTGGAAATTACATCTTTATGTAATTTAAAGTGTGTGCATTGTTATAATAATTCAAGTAGCAATCCTAAGAGTTATAATGAAGAGTTATCAGAAGAATTATGGTTGAAAATTGCAAAAGAACTTAAGGCAATGGGAGTATTTACTGTTATTATTTCTGGCGGTGAACCTTTATTAAAACGATCACTTGTTGAGAAAATTTTAACAGTTTTTGCTGAGAATAAAAATATTGCAATTGGGATTATAACAAATGGATGGTTTGTAGATGACTCCTTTATTGATTTTTTAAAATCTCTTCCAAATCAAAAAAAATGGGTTCAGGTAAGTGTTGATGGAGCTACACCTCAAGAACATGATTGGGTAAGAGGTGTGACTGGCTCATGGGAAAGAGCTGTGGAGGCAGTATATAAAATAGCTAATGCAGGAATTTTAGTAAAGGTAGCACATACATGTAATAAGAAAAATTACAAAAATATATGGAAAATGGTCGAACTTGCTATTTTTCTTGGAGCCAAGGAGTTCATATTTACTCCTGTACTTGAAGCAGGAAGAGGTTTTTTAAATAGGGACTTGTTGATTTTGAGTGAAAACGAAAAAGAGGAATTAGATGCACTTGGGAAAAGTCTTATAAAACAGTATAATTCGTTAATAAAAATTATTCGTGGGGCAGAATATCCTGCATATTATAGCAAGTTTATATTTATTCCAACTTGTGCGGCATTGATACGTCCGGATGGGAAAGTAAAACTAGATTGTTCGGTTCCAGTTGTTTTTGGAGATTTAAAGGAGGAAACTTTTTCAAATATTTGGAATAAAAGGCTAAAATATGGTTGGCAAAATAAAATAGTACTAGATTTTGTTAAAAATTATACCGAAAACAAAACTCGTAATATTCCTTATGTATCAGATGATATATTGGCTTATTAA
- a CDS encoding ABC transporter permease gives MKYLWEAELRRFVKFIKNMPTANLPFLIFLYILFWLINFSSTLVIGNVESSRSLTAANMLGYVVWFFAMFSISSIAQNMEDERMQGTFEHLHLSSVDIKSIFLVRALIHAIESIVIIAIFILIVGLIHRVVVFTNIYSLLVLLILLPGLYGFAFFLAGLVLMMRSKEAKNWLAILIYVLLVPLLIPERILSPAVREIFSYFPMFQSVMMLRKLNIERIPLNLMGVDFVKLVITSILFLVIGLLIFDIADKKAKKKGILGTY, from the coding sequence ATGAAGTATTTATGGGAGGCTGAATTGAGAAGGTTTGTGAAATTTATAAAAAATATGCCTACTGCTAATCTTCCCTTCCTCATATTCCTCTACATACTTTTCTGGCTCATTAATTTTTCTTCTACTTTAGTTATAGGAAATGTAGAGAGCAGTAGATCTCTTACAGCTGCAAATATGCTGGGATATGTGGTATGGTTTTTTGCAATGTTTTCAATATCTTCTATTGCACAAAATATGGAAGATGAGAGGATGCAGGGGACTTTTGAACATCTTCATCTTTCTTCTGTGGACATAAAGAGTATTTTCTTGGTAAGAGCTTTAATACATGCCATAGAATCCATTGTAATCATAGCGATATTTATTTTGATAGTTGGATTGATTCACAGAGTGGTAGTTTTTACAAATATCTACAGCCTTTTGGTTTTGCTTATACTTCTTCCAGGCCTTTATGGTTTTGCTTTCTTTTTAGCTGGCTTAGTACTCATGATGAGAAGTAAAGAGGCGAAAAACTGGCTGGCAATACTGATATACGTCCTTTTAGTGCCACTACTTATTCCAGAAAGGATTTTGTCACCGGCAGTGAGGGAAATTTTCTCATATTTCCCTATGTTTCAAAGCGTTATGATGCTAAGGAAGTTAAATATAGAGAGAATTCCATTAAATCTCATGGGAGTTGATTTTGTAAAACTTGTGATAACCTCTATACTGTTTCTTGTGATTGGGCTTTTAATCTTTGATATAGCAGACAAAAAGGCTAAAAAGAAAGGAATTTTGGGAACGTATTAG
- a CDS encoding tetratricopeptide repeat protein, with protein sequence MAYFYSKLFNKAFKLLRKYVKIFTTSCEEIQKENIDNFGNALNTLFKIMLRNNNLEKGINYLELAKKYLHYFKTLNRPISFIIHNNLAYAYLKTCQFQKVVTLLESFINSEANFIHINIMPDIYISLNIACYNIGDYDKSIYYIKKAILLFEYMEKYSDTAECYLNYINAIRYSGNFEEAFKILEENKKKFRGNPEIYYKFVNQEMILYFNTGQYDKIVEISEEIDISLFNHRGKREYEFMLGHIKYLQEEPFEAYNLLKKCENYFLTHKYYGDLCMLYEDLYCITDNPIYKKKKDECKNKIGRKNITTTSL encoded by the coding sequence ATGGCTTATTTTTATTCTAAATTGTTTAATAAGGCTTTTAAACTACTCAGAAAATATGTGAAAATTTTTACTACTTCCTGTGAAGAGATTCAAAAAGAAAATATAGATAATTTTGGTAACGCATTAAACACCTTGTTTAAAATTATGCTGAGAAATAATAATTTAGAAAAAGGTATAAATTATTTAGAGCTTGCAAAAAAATATTTACACTACTTCAAGACTTTAAACCGTCCCATAAGTTTTATTATACACAATAATTTAGCTTATGCTTATCTTAAAACTTGCCAATTTCAAAAAGTAGTAACTCTACTAGAAAGCTTTATAAATTCCGAGGCTAACTTTATACATATAAATATCATGCCTGATATTTATATATCTCTAAATATTGCTTGTTATAATATAGGAGATTATGACAAGTCTATTTATTACATTAAAAAAGCCATTTTGCTTTTTGAATATATGGAAAAATATTCTGATACGGCAGAGTGTTATTTAAATTATATAAACGCCATAAGGTATAGTGGCAATTTTGAAGAAGCTTTTAAAATTCTTGAGGAAAATAAAAAAAAATTTAGGGGTAATCCTGAAATTTATTATAAATTTGTAAACCAGGAAATGATACTTTATTTTAACACAGGCCAATACGATAAAATAGTTGAAATCTCAGAAGAAATTGACATTTCTCTTTTCAACCACAGAGGAAAAAGGGAATACGAATTTATGTTAGGACATATAAAGTATTTGCAGGAAGAGCCCTTTGAAGCATATAATTTGCTTAAAAAATGTGAAAATTATTTTTTGACTCATAAATATTATGGAGATTTGTGTATGCTCTATGAGGATTTATATTGTATAACAGATAATCCCATTTATAAGAAGAAAAAAGACGAATGTAAAAACAAAATTGGAAGAAAAAATATCACTACAACATCTCTTTAA
- a CDS encoding PqqD family protein, whose protein sequence is MDKSLELEYFKEIFGLIRFIEKQKLKTRDDIQIHQVSDNPFRALIFNPEDSRMLIVNFVGVKILEMCDGKYCLGEIVKKIREQLSLNLDNKELLLDIIKFIRKCQYYRILETVI, encoded by the coding sequence ATGGATAAATCCCTAGAGCTTGAATATTTTAAAGAAATATTCGGTTTAATAAGATTCATAGAAAAACAAAAATTGAAAACAAGGGATGATATCCAAATTCATCAAGTTTCTGATAATCCCTTTAGAGCACTTATCTTTAATCCCGAGGATTCTAGAATGTTGATTGTCAATTTTGTAGGAGTTAAAATTTTAGAAATGTGTGATGGAAAATATTGCTTAGGAGAAATCGTTAAAAAAATAAGAGAACAACTTAGCTTAAACCTTGATAATAAAGAACTATTATTAGATATAATAAAATTTATTAGAAAATGCCAATATTACAGAATTTTAGAAACAGTTATATGA
- a CDS encoding ABC transporter ATP-binding protein encodes MEDKIVLKAENLEKTFGAGKRAVKAVDGVSFAVRENEIFALLGPNGAGKTTTVKMLLNLVSPDKGSIQIFGKDMPKAQKEVMKEIGTLLEGSRNLYWHMTIRENVYYFANLRGKSAREVKDDMEMWAERLMIQDKLEEEVGKLSRGMQQKAAIICALATKPKLLILDELLLGLDIITRFEVEKLVKELKEISTLIISSHDLRFIEKVSDRILIINKGKVVAEGTASELRHKISYAKYRFTLRKNEESQYLEELKSIRGVEISFYEGNIDTDILELTFERPELIYDVFDIFRKFSVIPVEIDNLGEPFEEIFKSFVEGGENK; translated from the coding sequence ATGGAGGACAAAATAGTCCTTAAGGCAGAAAATTTGGAAAAGACTTTTGGGGCGGGCAAGAGGGCAGTAAAAGCGGTGGATGGAGTATCTTTTGCTGTAAGAGAAAATGAGATTTTTGCACTTTTAGGTCCAAACGGAGCAGGGAAGACAACGACTGTGAAAATGCTTTTAAACCTTGTCTCCCCCGACAAAGGCAGTATACAAATATTTGGGAAAGATATGCCTAAAGCTCAAAAAGAGGTAATGAAAGAAATAGGGACATTACTTGAAGGTTCAAGAAATCTATACTGGCATATGACCATCAGAGAAAACGTTTATTACTTTGCAAATTTGAGAGGAAAATCTGCAAGAGAAGTAAAAGATGACATGGAAATGTGGGCAGAAAGGCTGATGATACAGGACAAACTGGAAGAAGAGGTTGGAAAGCTTTCAAGAGGGATGCAGCAGAAAGCTGCTATCATATGTGCACTTGCTACAAAGCCAAAACTTTTAATACTCGATGAACTCCTCCTCGGGCTTGATATTATAACGCGATTTGAAGTAGAGAAGCTGGTAAAAGAATTAAAAGAAATATCTACCCTTATCATTTCTTCCCATGATTTGAGATTTATTGAGAAAGTGTCTGATAGGATTCTGATAATCAATAAAGGGAAAGTAGTAGCAGAGGGGACTGCCTCAGAGCTCAGACATAAAATTTCTTATGCTAAATATAGATTTACTTTGAGAAAAAATGAAGAAAGCCAATATTTGGAAGAATTAAAAAGTATAAGAGGTGTTGAAATAAGTTTTTATGAAGGGAATATAGATACAGATATATTGGAGCTTACATTTGAAAGGCCAGAACTCATATACGATGTCTTTGATATTTTTAGGAAATTTTCTGTAATACCGGTTGAGATAGACAATTTAGGAGAACCGTTTGAAGAGATATTCAAAAGTTTTGTGGAAGGAGGAGAAAACAAATGA
- a CDS encoding helix-turn-helix domain-containing protein — translation MNISIGTKIKSLRLQKKLSQSELCGNFMNRVVLSRIENGKALPSLEQLIYIAEKLEVPVSYFFSDLKDTSCINNAESFSSIIKELFYS, via the coding sequence ATGAATATTTCTATTGGCACTAAAATAAAGTCTTTAAGGCTTCAAAAGAAGCTTTCTCAAAGTGAACTGTGTGGAAATTTTATGAATAGAGTAGTCCTAAGCAGAATTGAAAATGGCAAAGCATTGCCTTCTTTAGAGCAACTTATTTATATAGCTGAAAAACTTGAAGTGCCTGTAAGTTATTTTTTTAGTGATTTGAAGGATACCTCATGCATTAATAATGCAGAAAGTTTTTCTTCAATTATTAAGGAGTTATTTTACAGTTAA
- a CDS encoding SurA N-terminal domain-containing protein encodes MKKIKPLILITVSLILLFILAVGAFSFSASDLQEKANELRFNNVAKNVAAFFKGNKDKLQIDKGDVIAEVNGIPIYNNEFELRKGLTLASGVQTDNIDDYILQKLIKEKVQEYLANKYNIKVSQNEINAYIEKEKKEFNEYPEAKKKLDELISTSGMTEDEYWNTYEKYNAKRILLFSKLYNSIIEEGIKSGRLKKAEEMTNDVQNEYKRYVDSIIDEYLKSAKITINNKYKDMFKGF; translated from the coding sequence GTGAAAAAAATAAAGCCTTTAATATTAATCACTGTGAGTCTCATTCTACTTTTTATTTTAGCTGTTGGTGCTTTTTCATTTTCAGCATCAGATCTGCAGGAGAAAGCGAATGAATTACGATTTAATAATGTTGCTAAAAATGTAGCTGCTTTTTTTAAAGGGAATAAAGATAAATTACAGATTGATAAAGGTGACGTGATTGCAGAAGTTAATGGTATACCAATATACAACAATGAATTCGAATTACGAAAGGGACTAACATTGGCATCAGGGGTACAAACTGATAATATAGATGATTATATATTGCAAAAGTTGATCAAGGAAAAAGTACAAGAATATCTAGCAAATAAATACAATATAAAGGTTTCACAAAATGAAATAAATGCATATATAGAAAAAGAAAAGAAAGAGTTTAACGAGTATCCTGAGGCAAAGAAAAAATTAGATGAATTGATTAGTACTAGCGGTATGACAGAAGATGAATATTGGAATACCTATGAAAAATACAATGCAAAAAGGATATTGTTGTTTAGCAAATTGTACAATTCTATTATAGAAGAAGGAATAAAGAGCGGGAGATTGAAAAAGGCCGAAGAGATGACAAACGACGTGCAAAATGAATACAAAAGGTATGTTGACAGTATAATAGATGAATACCTAAAAAGTGCCAAAATAACAATTAACAATAAATATAAAGATATGTTTAAAGGCTTTTGA
- a CDS encoding B12-binding domain-containing radical SAM protein, whose amino-acid sequence MKVVLISPYFPSVGKNKEEHVSLGVLYLATEIQHLCKVYVFNALIDEMDEDMIVNKIKKISPDIVGISINFAPALNSGLRIADRLRKENFDGIIVFGGNTSTFLYKKILTESYGDIVVMYEGEHTFKELITILQKCSNQENFIEKLSGIRGIAFKTGKGEVITTQKREFVTQLDELKIPNRTYHDNFYKLSKMATILSSRGCPYSCFYCSTTAMWGRNWRGRSAHNIVAEIEYIRSLYPNICTFGFVDDNFLVDKKRAREFAELLISKNLDITFGFSARVEHLEYDLLKTLKKAGLSKIFLGIESGSPRILRLLHRNYTPYEVIEKVGYIENLGIKVTASFMVGIPFETKDDVDETFKLIKNIPASEIQCHIFTPFPGTPCFEKPDNFGVKLHVTDPTEISLDKKVYLDTLYLSKEEIELLHRRAISLIFQKRYINNLKNKIKN is encoded by the coding sequence ATGAAAGTCGTGTTGATTAGCCCATATTTTCCAAGTGTAGGTAAAAACAAAGAGGAACACGTATCTTTGGGGGTACTATATCTTGCTACTGAAATTCAACATTTGTGTAAAGTGTATGTTTTCAATGCTTTGATAGATGAAATGGATGAAGATATGATTGTAAATAAAATAAAGAAAATAAGTCCCGATATTGTTGGTATAAGTATTAATTTTGCTCCAGCGTTAAATTCAGGTTTGAGAATTGCAGATAGATTAAGAAAAGAAAATTTCGATGGGATTATCGTTTTTGGGGGGAATACTTCTACTTTTCTATATAAGAAGATACTTACAGAAAGTTATGGAGATATAGTAGTTATGTATGAAGGAGAACACACTTTCAAAGAATTAATAACTATATTGCAAAAATGTTCCAATCAAGAAAATTTTATTGAGAAGTTGTCCGGTATTAGAGGAATAGCTTTTAAAACTGGAAAAGGAGAAGTAATCACCACTCAAAAAAGAGAGTTTGTAACTCAGCTTGATGAATTAAAAATACCGAATAGAACCTATCATGATAATTTTTATAAGTTGTCTAAAATGGCAACTATACTTTCTAGCAGAGGATGTCCTTATTCCTGTTTTTACTGCTCTACTACTGCAATGTGGGGGAGAAATTGGAGAGGTAGAAGTGCCCATAACATTGTCGCAGAAATAGAATACATAAGGTCTCTTTATCCTAATATCTGTACATTTGGTTTTGTTGATGATAATTTTTTAGTAGACAAAAAACGAGCTAGAGAATTTGCAGAATTATTAATTAGCAAAAACCTAGATATTACTTTTGGATTTTCTGCAAGAGTAGAACATTTGGAGTATGATTTATTGAAAACCCTCAAAAAGGCAGGATTATCAAAAATTTTCTTGGGGATTGAGTCAGGAAGTCCAAGAATTTTACGATTACTCCACAGAAATTATACTCCATATGAAGTTATTGAAAAAGTAGGGTATATTGAAAATCTAGGAATAAAAGTAACAGCTTCTTTTATGGTTGGAATTCCTTTTGAAACTAAGGATGATGTAGACGAAACTTTCAAACTTATAAAAAATATACCAGCTTCTGAAATTCAATGCCATATATTTACCCCCTTCCCAGGCACACCATGTTTTGAAAAACCTGATAATTTTGGAGTTAAATTACATGTAACGGACCCCACAGAAATTAGCTTGGATAAAAAAGTATATTTAGACACGTTATATCTAAGCAAAGAAGAAATTGAGCTTTTACATAGAAGAGCTATATCCCTTATTTTTCAAAAAAGATATATTAATAACCTTAAAAATAAAATAAAAAACTAA